The genomic DNA GGTGGAGAAGGAACTGCGCGCGCAACTGGACCGCTGCCTCACCATGGGCTGGAAGCCCACACACCTTGACTCGCACATGGGCACCGTTTTCGCGTCCCAGGCCTTTCTGGAACGCTACGTCATGATCGGCGCCGAGCACGGCATCCCCGTGATGGTGATGGGCGGCCACGGCCAGTTCATCAAGCAGGAGACCCCCGAAGTGGCGGACCAAATCGGCATCCTCGGGCAGATGGTGTGGGCGCTGGGCCTGCCCGTCCTGGACGACCTGCACACGGGGTACGGCGCGGGCGGCGCGGAGAACAAGAAAGCGCAGATCATCGAGTTCCTGCGCACGATGCAGCCCGGACTCACCCAGTTCATCGTCCACGCCACCCGCCCTTCCGACAACTTCAAGGAGGTCACCGGCTCCGGGCCCATGCGCCTCGCCGAACTGGAGGCGCTCACCTCCCCCGAGGTGAAGAAGGTCATCGAGGAGGAGGGCATCATCCTCACCACCTGGCGCGAGCTCAAGCAACGCCGTGACGCGGCGAAATAACCCGAAACAGTTTTCCACGCCGGGCGCGTCCTCCGGGGCGCGCCCGGCGTTCCTGTTGCGGAATATCCCATTTTCCGGCGTGTTTTCTTGTCAGTAACCGAGGAGCGCGCCATGGAGACGAAAAAACGGAGATGGCCCATGTTTGCGGCTGGAGTCGCCCTGCTGTTTGCGTTCATTCTGCTGGGCGTGTGGACCGCCGCGGGCTATGCGGGCACGGAAAACATCGAGACCCCCAAATACACGGTCGTGGGGGAGGGCTCCGGGTATGAGCTCCGCGAGTACGCGGGGCACATCCGCGCCGAGGTCACCCTGGAGGGCGAATACCGGGACACGCTTTACGCGGGGTTCCGCAAGGTGGCCGACTACATCTTCGGAAACAACTCGCCGAACGCCAAAATCGCCATGACCGCCCCGGTCCTCCAGGAGGAATCCGCCCCGTCCGCAAAGATTGCCATGACCGCCCCCGTGCTTCAGGAGCCCGCCGGCGAGTCTGGAGGCCGGCACACGGTCTCCTTTATCATGCCCTCGGAACACACCATGGACAGCCTGCCGCGCCCCAACAACCCCGAAGTGGTCCTGCGCGAGGTGCCGCCGCACCGGATGGCGGCGGTCGCGTTTGCGGGCTACGCGACGGAGGGGGCGGTGAAAAAGAAAACCGCCGCCCTGCTGGCCGCGCTGGCGCGCGACGGGGTCACCGTCACCGGCACGCCGCAGACCGCCCAGTACAATCCCCCCTGGACCCCGCCCTACATGCGCAAAAACGAGATACTCGTTCCCGTGGAGTAGCCGCGCGGCGGACGTGACCGCATCCCGTTGCCTGGGGCCTCTCCTCTCCCTTTGTGTTCCTTGCATTCCTTGCGGTTATTCCTTCCCGCCCATTTTCCCCTTCATCCCGCCGGGCCGGGTGTGGTACTCTATTGTCCGTAAAGCGGCGGTCCCCGCCGTGGTGGACACCAATGCCCTGCGAAACCAAAACACTATTCGAGCGGGAGTTTGAAAGCACGCGGGAGGCGGCGCACGCCGCCCTCTGCGATGCCCTTTCCGCCATGGACCGCGGGGGGTGGCTCTCCGCCCATGAGGACCGTTTCGCCCTCTGGCTCTGTCTCGAGGAGGCGCTGAACAACGCAATCCGGCACGGGAACGGCGACAACCCGGAGGCCCGGATATGGCTGGAGGTGCGCGAGGCGGACGGCGTGGGCCGCATCTCCGTGGGCGACGAGGGGCCGGGTTTCGACCCCGCCGCGCTGGAAATGCCGTGCCCGGACC from Candidatus Hydrogenedentota bacterium includes the following:
- a CDS encoding polysaccharide deacetylase family protein; the protein is MKTLVVALLAFGCAAAVAEEQTYAEKLGWPKGSKVVIFHVDDAGMHHDANVGAIEAMEKGVATSASIMFPCPWVPDIVKYAKAHPESDFGLHCTLTSEWGGYRWGPVAGKAAVPGLVDEEGCLWPEVEQVAAKATPDEVEKELRAQLDRCLTMGWKPTHLDSHMGTVFASQAFLERYVMIGAEHGIPVMVMGGHGQFIKQETPEVADQIGILGQMVWALGLPVLDDLHTGYGAGGAENKKAQIIEFLRTMQPGLTQFIVHATRPSDNFKEVTGSGPMRLAELEALTSPEVKKVIEEEGIILTTWRELKQRRDAAK
- a CDS encoding heme-binding protein; the encoded protein is MFAAGVALLFAFILLGVWTAAGYAGTENIETPKYTVVGEGSGYELREYAGHIRAEVTLEGEYRDTLYAGFRKVADYIFGNNSPNAKIAMTAPVLQEESAPSAKIAMTAPVLQEPAGESGGRHTVSFIMPSEHTMDSLPRPNNPEVVLREVPPHRMAAVAFAGYATEGAVKKKTAALLAALARDGVTVTGTPQTAQYNPPWTPPYMRKNEILVPVE
- a CDS encoding ATP-binding protein, with the translated sequence MPCETKTLFEREFESTREAAHAALCDALSAMDRGGWLSAHEDRFALWLCLEEALNNAIRHGNGDNPEARIWLEVREADGVGRISVGDEGPGFDPAALEMPCPDQLRGRGICLIRHYMEQVCYDRRSGRLEMQYRLKRAGTEDRLKGGEDGLVSYL